In Plasmodium cynomolgi strain B DNA, scaffold: 1040, whole genome shotgun sequence, the DNA window ACTGTGGATAAGTGTGCATGATTTTCTTGGTCTTTTCCTGCTGGATTTGCTGGTTTTGCTTGAATCGGTGCAGCTGCCGCTCCTGCTTTTGTTGGTAAAATTGTTGAAACTCCTGGCCCGCTCCTAGAAGTTGCTGATGCAGAAGATGTTTGAAGCGTACTATATGgcttttttccatccttaCAGTTTTGTAATCCAGACATGAGATAGCTTAGTTTATACTTATAATAACAGGGGAAATAATCCACAGCAGCAGGTCCccatataaaataatcacattGGATCTTCCagtatttttcatataatgaACTTAAACTCTGAAGATATGTTAAATACTTACTACAATCGTTTTTATTATTGCGTGTACTAACATTATAAATTTcatccaaatttttaaaataaatgtataaatatttcctattttttagtTCTTTTAAAGTAACATCCTTTACAACTGGTGCCGCACAAATTTTAcctaatttttcattaagtTTACTCCATGCGtcaataaaatatttaaaaaaaggtattTTGTTTGTCTTTTCGGAATGATCGCTTTGAATTCCCcctattttatcatataaccaataacgTAAATAGCTGCAATGTTCAGTTTGATTCGGTTTTTGCtctttgcttattttttctaaatgaTATACGAGATTACTGCAAAGTCCCTTGGCTTGGGAATTAATTTGACTATTACTATCTTTTACAT includes these proteins:
- a CDS encoding hypothetical protein (putative), with the translated sequence MYKEFFSNETKPQNSSYCDVKDSNSQINSQAKGLCSNLVYHLEKISKEQKPNQTEHCSYLRYWLYDKIGGIQSDHSEKTNKIPFFKYFIDAWSKLNEKLGKICAAPVVKDVTLKELKNRKYLYIYFKNLDEIYNVSTRNNKNDC